GAGGTCATGACAATGTTTTCCAAGCACAAAGCCGATGATAGCAAAAAAGACTGACCGCCCAGCTACCAACTCGTGCGGTCAATCTTTTCTTGACTAAACGGGCAAGGAGCTGACCATTGCGGACAGCGCCTTTTCTGTTTGTAGTATAGTGCTTTTTTCAGGGATTGTCAAGGGCGCAGGGCTTCTCTTTACACCGCCTGTAGTGTCTGACCTCTCTGGCGCATCTTGTGCCACACCACCAGCAGGCAGGCCAGATGCACGGCAGCCGTCAGCACCCAGCTGATGGGGTAGCTGATGTACAGCATGAACGGTGTGCGGTTCAGCTGGAAGATGGTGGCAATCCACACCAGCCGCAGCAGGCAGCTGCCCACAAGGCTCACCACCATGGGCAGCACGCTGTAGCCAAGGCCGCGCAGGCTGCTGGCCAGCGTATCCATGATGCCGCACAGCAGGTAGGTGCCGCAGATCACCCGCAGGCGTTCGTATCCGGCGGCGATCACCGCCGCATCCGAGGAGTAGAAGTGCAGCAGCTGGGTGCCTGCCAGCACCGCACCGCCGCCCAGCACCACGCCGGTCACGATGGCGCACAGCAGGCAGTTGAGGACAACACGGTTCAGGTTCTGGTACTTGCGCGCGCCCATGTTCTGGCTGGTAAAGGTGACGGCAGCCTGCGAAAAGGCGTTCATGGCGGTATAGACGAAGCCCTCCAGATTGGCGGAGGCCGAACTGCCTGCCACCACCGTGGAACCAAAGGAGTTGATGGCCGACTGGATGACCACGTTGGACAGGCTGAACACGGTGCTCTGCAGACCGGCAGGCAGGCCGATAAGCAAAATCTGCTTCAAGGCACCCATGTGGAAGCCCAGATGATGCAGATCCAGATGCAGCGCGCCCTCCTCCTTCATCAGCATCCGCGTCACCATGCAGGCGGAAACGGTCTGGCTGATGATGGTAGCCAGCGCCACGCCTGCCACGCTCATGGAAAAGCCAATGACGAACACAAGGTTCAGCACCACGTTGATGATGCCGGCTGCTGCCAGACAGTACAGCGGGCGCTTGGTGTCGCCCACGGCGCGCAGCAGCGCACTGCTGAAGTTGTACAGCATGGTCATAGGCATCCCGATGAAATAAATTTTAAGGTACAGCGCAGAAAGGTCGATCACATCCTCCGGGCAGCTCATCAGCTCCAGCAGCCCCCGGGCTGCAAAGAACCCCACCACAGCCAGCAGCACGCCGCTGACAAGGCCCAGCGTCACCGAGGTCTGCACCGTGTCCTGTACGCCGCGGTCATCTTTTGCGCCAAAGCAGCGGGCCGCCACCACGTTTGCGCCCAGCGAAAGCCCTACGAACAGGTTCACCAGCAGGTTGATGAGGGAGCCGTTGGAGCCGACGGCGGCCAGTGCGGTGCTGCCCGCAAAGCGGCCCACGACCACTACGTCCGCAGCGTTGAACAGCAGCTGCAGAATGCTGGAAGCTGCCAGTGGGATGGAGAACAGGATGATCTTTTGGAGCATCGGGCCGCTGGTAAGGTCAGCGGAGCGGCTTGTCTGAGCCATGAGAAAAGTACCTCCTTTTTATCGTTTACGCGGAGAAGCCGTTTTCCGAAGCATTGCACACTGCTTAGGAGGACAGCATCTGAAATGTAAATTTTTCGTAAATAAAGGGAACCGAAGGCATATTATAACGCGCGGCGCAGAAAAATACAAGTGGCACCGCCGAAAAAGACAGTTTTTTCCGGCAATGCCACAGGAAAACGGTTTTTCAGTTGGATTCAAGCACCTTCCAGTGCTCCGGTGCGGCAAAATCGCTCGTCTCGCCGTCATCGGTGTACATCCGGCAGCGGGCGCTGCCATTTTCGTCCGGGCAGGCCCACAGGGTCAGGGCGGTGTCGTCCAGCTGGGCGGTGCAGCTGGCGGGTCTTGCCACCGGCACCGCATGGCCCGGGCGGATGAACAGCAGCACTTCGTCCAATGCGCAGCGGACGTAGTGGTGCCCGGCGGGCAGAAGCTCGGTGTCGTAGTCGTCTACACTGCGGATGCGGTAGAGCTTCATTGCTTCCGGCAGGTAGACATGCCGTCCGCTGGCGTTCTGGGTGTAGACAGGCGCTACCATCACACCCTCGCCCAGCAGCAGCTGGTCCTGCACCTCGCGGGCATCCGGGTCAGCGGGAAAATCAAAGCCCAAGGGCCGGAAGTAACTGGTATTTTCCAATGCCGCCTTCATGAAGGTACTATAAAGGTAGGGCAGCAGGGCATACCGCAGCCGGAGCATCTTCCGCAGGGCAGGCAGCATATCCGCAAAGCGGTAGTATTCCTGCATCCGGGAGCCGTCGG
Above is a genomic segment from Faecalibacterium taiwanense containing:
- a CDS encoding MATE family efflux transporter, which codes for MAQTSRSADLTSGPMLQKIILFSIPLAASSILQLLFNAADVVVVGRFAGSTALAAVGSNGSLINLLVNLFVGLSLGANVVAARCFGAKDDRGVQDTVQTSVTLGLVSGVLLAVVGFFAARGLLELMSCPEDVIDLSALYLKIYFIGMPMTMLYNFSSALLRAVGDTKRPLYCLAAAGIINVVLNLVFVIGFSMSVAGVALATIISQTVSACMVTRMLMKEEGALHLDLHHLGFHMGALKQILLIGLPAGLQSTVFSLSNVVIQSAINSFGSTVVAGSSASANLEGFVYTAMNAFSQAAVTFTSQNMGARKYQNLNRVVLNCLLCAIVTGVVLGGGAVLAGTQLLHFYSSDAAVIAAGYERLRVICGTYLLCGIMDTLASSLRGLGYSVLPMVVSLVGSCLLRLVWIATIFQLNRTPFMLYISYPISWVLTAAVHLACLLVVWHKMRQRGQTLQAV